One genomic segment of Tripterygium wilfordii isolate XIE 37 chromosome 9, ASM1340144v1, whole genome shotgun sequence includes these proteins:
- the LOC120004889 gene encoding translation initiation factor eIF-2B subunit beta-like — translation MPDVQALVNDFISKLKKRKIEGSHATARLAAELLRSVISQQRVPYTNQAGSLIDAVKAVGEQLVAANPVELAVGNIVRRVLHIIREEDLSLTTASMAGLNLSPVSDDEDDNQKDDHSVLSAAVVAAAARSALRPPSLQTLLEDLPNSSAIPRTSSSGGDSEGKSKSADKSSRTRKLKHDVIEAVNELIQDIDTCHEQIAEQAVEHIHQNEVILTLGSSKTVLEFLCAAKEKKRSFRVFVAEGAPRYQGHLLAKELATRGLQTTLITDSAIFAMISRVNMVIVGAHAVMANGGVIAPVGMNMLALAAQRHAVPFVVLAGSHKLCPLYPHNPEVLLNELRSPSELLDFGEFSDCMDFGSGNGSPLLHVVNPTFDYVPPKLVSLFITDTGGHNPSYMYRLIADYYSADDLVLQRKPAPGN, via the exons ATGCCGGACGTGCAGGCTCTTGTCAATGATTTCATTAGCAAGCTTAAAAAACG TAAGATTGAGGGCTCTCATGCAACGGCGAGGCTGGCAGCGGAATTGCTTCGGTCTGTGATTTCACAACAGCGAGTGCCTTACACAAACCAGGCTGGATCTTTGATTGATGCTGTGAAGGCTGTTGGAGAGCAGCTTGTAGCGGCAAATCCTGTCG AGCTTGCGGTGGGGAATATTGTGAGGCGTGTTTTGCATATTATCAGGGAGGAGGATCTTTCCCTGACAACGGCTTCCATGGCGGGGTTGAACTTATCACCTGTAAGCGACGATGAAGATGACAATCAGAAAGATGATCATTCAGTTTTATCAGCTGCCGTGGTTGCTGCTGCTGCAAGAAGTGCTCTACGTCCCCCTTCCTTGCAAACCTTGCTGGAGGACCTTCCCAACTCATCCGCTATTCCACGCACTTCTTCATCAGGGGGTGATTCTGAAGGAAAAAGCAAAT CTGCTGATAAAAGTTCAAGAACTCGGAAGCTGAAGCATGATGTCATTGAAGCTGTTAATGAACTTATCCAAGATATAGATACTTGCCATGAACAGATCGCCGAGCAAGCGGTAGAGCACATCCATCAAAA tgAGGTAATACTAACATTAGGTAGTTCGAAGACTGTGTTGGAATTTCTTTGTGCTGCAAAGGAGAAGAAACGATCATTTCGAGTATTTGTCGCTGAGGGTGCTCCGAG ATACCAAGGTCATTTGCTTGCAAAAGAACTGGCCACAAGAGGGTTACAGACGACTCTGATTACTGACTCAGCAATTTTTGCAATGATTTCTCGAGTGAATATG GTTATAGTTGGAGCTCATGCTGTTATGGCCAATGGAGGGGTTATTGCACCTGTTGGGATGAATATGCTTGCTCTTGCTGCTCAGAGGCATGCTGTTCCTTTTGTGGTACTGGCTGGCAGTCACAAG TTGTGCCCTCTGTATCCACATAATCCTGAGGTCTTACTCAATGAACTAAGATCCCCATCTGAGCTGCTAGATTTTGGAGAATTTTCAGACTGCATGGATTTTGGAAGTGGCAATGGTTCCCCTCTTCTTCATGTTGTTAATCCAACATTTGATTATGTGCCACCAAAGCTTGTTAGTCTGTTCATTACTGACAC TGGAGGGCATAACCCTTCATACATGTACCGGCTCATTGCTGATTACTACTCTGCTGATGATTTGGTACTGCAAAGAAAACCTGCTCCGGGGAATTGA
- the LOC120006434 gene encoding E3 ubiquitin-protein ligase DIS1, translated as MASGNPFFDDMRIKPEVIDPPQSEAMMDVGENVNDPAQTTLKPNLTVSSSVRELLECPVCLNAMYPPIHQCSNGHTLCSGCKPRVHNRCPTCRHELGNIRCLALEKVAASLELPCKFQNFGCMGIYPYYSKLKHESQCAHRPYNCPYAGSECTVVGDIPYLVAHLKDDHKVDMHNGSTFNHRYVKTNPHEVENATWMLTVFSCFGQYFCLHFEAFQLGMAPVYIAFLRFMGDDNEAKNYSYSLEVGGNGRKMIWQGVPRSIRDSHCKVRDSFDGLIIQRNMALFFSGGDRKELKLRVTGRIWKEQ; from the exons ATGGCATCCGGCAATCCATTCTTTGATGACATGCGGATCAAGCCTGAAGTCATTGATCCTCCTCAAAGTGAAGCTATGATGGATGTGGGTGAGAATGTGAATGATCCTGCTCAAACAACTCTAAAACCCAACTTGACGGTATCTAGCAGTGTTCGTGAGCTGTTGGAATGCCCTGTGTGTTTAAATGCAATGTACCCACCAATTCATCAG TGTTCAAATGGCCACACATTGTGTTCTGGTTGCAAACCCAGGGTGCACAATAGGTGCCCCACTTGCAGGCACGAACTTGGTAATATCAGATGTCTTGCACTGGAGAAGGTGGCTGCATCTCTTGAGCTTCCGTGTAAATTTCAGAATTTTGGGTGCATGGGCATATATCCATActatagcaagttaaaacatgaATCTCAATGTGCTCATAGACCCTACAACTGCCCCTATGCTGGATCAGAATGCACTGTCGTTGGTGATATTCCTTATCTAGTAGCCCATTTGAAAGATGATCACAAAGTCGACATGCACAATGGCAGCACTTTTAACCACCGATATGTCAAAACAAATCCGCATGAGGTTGAGAACGCCACTTGGATGCTGACG GTTTTCAGTTGCTTTGGTCAGTACTTTTGCCTGCATTTTGAAGCCTTCCAACTTGGGATGGCTCCTGTCTATATAGCATTTTTGCGGTTTATGGGAGATGACAATGAAGCAAAAAATTACAGCTACAGTCTCGAGGTTGGTGGAAATGGCAGGAAGATGATTTGGCAGGGGGTGCCTCGGAGCATAAGAGACAGTCACTGTAAGGTTCGTGACAGTTTTGACGGTCTCATCATTCAACGAAACATGGCCCTGTTCTTTTCTGGTGGAGACCGGAAGGAATTGAAGCTCAGGGTGACTGGTAGGATTTGGAAAGAACAGTGA
- the LOC120005393 gene encoding probable ADP-ribosylation factor GTPase-activating protein AGD11 isoform X1, whose amino-acid sequence MEMSTQQVNSDPNNVSGSGGCLYDLLYSETPNWKVDCQKISGPRGRLENLLHHSGNSVCADCGSPDPKWVSLSLGVFICIKCSGVHRSLGVHISKVLSVKLDEWTDEQVDALMDLGGNMVANKKYEAYVPDEVRKPKPDSSAEERTDFIRRKYEQLEFLNHPQESMTCPFPAPHKRATSLSGSSSSSNSYQDKRRYDKQPTRNRIGQAFRNSWGRKDAEHKNTKKSNSSAGMVEFIGYVKVNVVKGTNLAVRDVMSSDPYVILALGDQSVKTRVIKNNLNPVWNESLMLSIPEHIPPLKILVYDKDKFSTDDFMGEAEIDVQPLVAAARAYERSDINESMQLGKWIASKDNTLVKDGIITLQDGTVKQEISLRLQNVERGVLDIELECVAITQ is encoded by the exons ATGGAGATGTCTACCCAGCAAGTGAATTCTGACCCCAACAATGTATCTG GATCAGGAGGTTGCCTTTATGATCTATTATATTCAGAGACACCAAATTGGAAAGTGGATTGTCAGAAAATTTCTG GCCCACGAGGAAGATTAGAGAATCTTTTGCATCATTCAGGGAATAGTGTTTGTGCAGATTGTGGATCTCCAGATCCAAAATGGGT ATCTTTAAGCCTCGGAGTATTTATTTGTATCAAGTGCTCtggtgttcatagaagtctagggGTTCATATATCAAAG GTTTTATCTGTTAAGCTCGATGAGTGGACAGATGAACAAGTAGATGCTTTGATGGATTTGGGTGGCAATATGGTGGCAAACAAAAAGTACGAAGCTTATGTTCCAGATGAAGTCAGAAAGCCCAAACCAGATTCTTCTGCAGAGGAGCGCACTGATTTCATTAG GAGAAAATATGAGCAGCTAGAATTTTTGAACCACCCTCAAGAAAGTATGACCTGCCCCTTTCCAGCTCCTCATAAAAGAGCAACATCCTTGAGTGGTAGTTCATCAAGCTCTAACTCTTATCAAGATAAGAGACGCTATGATAAACAACCAACCAGAAATCGCATTGGGCAGGCATTTCGTAACAGCTGGGGAAGAAAAGATGCCGAGCACAAGAACACCAAGAAGAGCAATTCGTCG GCAGGTATGGTTGAATTTATTGGATATGTTAAGGTCAATGTGGTCAAAGGCACCAACCTTGCAGTTCGAGATGTGATGAGCAGCGATCCATATGTCATTCTTGCACTGGGTGATCAA TCAGTGAAGACACGAGTCATAAAGAATAACTTGAATCCTGTCTGGAATGAAAGTCTAATGTTGTCGATTCCGGAACATATTCCCCCTCTAAAAATA CTTGTTTACGATAAGGATAAATTCTCGACCGATGACTTTATGGGGGAGGCTGAGATTGACGTTCAACCCCTTGTTGCAGCTGCCAGAGCTTATGAGAGATCCGATATCAACGAGTCGATGCAACTAGGGAAGTGGATAGCAAGCAAGGATAACACACTAGTTAAAGATGGTATAATTACCCTACAAGATGGGACTGTGAAACAAGAGATCAGTCTTAGGCTACAAAATGTTGAAAGGGGAGTGCTAGATATTGAGCTTGAATGTGTTGCTATTACTCAATAA
- the LOC120005393 gene encoding probable ADP-ribosylation factor GTPase-activating protein AGD11 isoform X2 encodes MEMSTQQVNSDPNNVSGPRGRLENLLHHSGNSVCADCGSPDPKWVSLSLGVFICIKCSGVHRSLGVHISKVLSVKLDEWTDEQVDALMDLGGNMVANKKYEAYVPDEVRKPKPDSSAEERTDFIRRKYEQLEFLNHPQESMTCPFPAPHKRATSLSGSSSSSNSYQDKRRYDKQPTRNRIGQAFRNSWGRKDAEHKNTKKSNSSAGMVEFIGYVKVNVVKGTNLAVRDVMSSDPYVILALGDQSVKTRVIKNNLNPVWNESLMLSIPEHIPPLKILVYDKDKFSTDDFMGEAEIDVQPLVAAARAYERSDINESMQLGKWIASKDNTLVKDGIITLQDGTVKQEISLRLQNVERGVLDIELECVAITQ; translated from the exons ATGGAGATGTCTACCCAGCAAGTGAATTCTGACCCCAACAATGTATCTG GCCCACGAGGAAGATTAGAGAATCTTTTGCATCATTCAGGGAATAGTGTTTGTGCAGATTGTGGATCTCCAGATCCAAAATGGGT ATCTTTAAGCCTCGGAGTATTTATTTGTATCAAGTGCTCtggtgttcatagaagtctagggGTTCATATATCAAAG GTTTTATCTGTTAAGCTCGATGAGTGGACAGATGAACAAGTAGATGCTTTGATGGATTTGGGTGGCAATATGGTGGCAAACAAAAAGTACGAAGCTTATGTTCCAGATGAAGTCAGAAAGCCCAAACCAGATTCTTCTGCAGAGGAGCGCACTGATTTCATTAG GAGAAAATATGAGCAGCTAGAATTTTTGAACCACCCTCAAGAAAGTATGACCTGCCCCTTTCCAGCTCCTCATAAAAGAGCAACATCCTTGAGTGGTAGTTCATCAAGCTCTAACTCTTATCAAGATAAGAGACGCTATGATAAACAACCAACCAGAAATCGCATTGGGCAGGCATTTCGTAACAGCTGGGGAAGAAAAGATGCCGAGCACAAGAACACCAAGAAGAGCAATTCGTCG GCAGGTATGGTTGAATTTATTGGATATGTTAAGGTCAATGTGGTCAAAGGCACCAACCTTGCAGTTCGAGATGTGATGAGCAGCGATCCATATGTCATTCTTGCACTGGGTGATCAA TCAGTGAAGACACGAGTCATAAAGAATAACTTGAATCCTGTCTGGAATGAAAGTCTAATGTTGTCGATTCCGGAACATATTCCCCCTCTAAAAATA CTTGTTTACGATAAGGATAAATTCTCGACCGATGACTTTATGGGGGAGGCTGAGATTGACGTTCAACCCCTTGTTGCAGCTGCCAGAGCTTATGAGAGATCCGATATCAACGAGTCGATGCAACTAGGGAAGTGGATAGCAAGCAAGGATAACACACTAGTTAAAGATGGTATAATTACCCTACAAGATGGGACTGTGAAACAAGAGATCAGTCTTAGGCTACAAAATGTTGAAAGGGGAGTGCTAGATATTGAGCTTGAATGTGTTGCTATTACTCAATAA
- the LOC120005395 gene encoding uncharacterized protein At5g39865-like, which produces MAGSGNKSELGTKFKISSFFNRSLTMHSTPKPQPSPLERAVSISKFYNSYESVKGKVKKLATLFDSPKSAKDESNELQVQSQPKLKSFKSMGPVSSISANFNNRSSIKLPGTEDRIVVYLTSLRGIRRTYEDCYAVMMIFKGFRVWVDERDISMDSAYRLELQCVLGEKNASLPQVFIRGKHVGGADAIKQMFDTGELAKTLEGFPVKKPGFVCEACGDVRFVPCGNCSGSRKVFDEAEGVLKRCLECNENGLSRCPDCCH; this is translated from the coding sequence ATGGCAGGATCAGGGAATAAGTCGGAATTGGGGACCAAGTTCAAAATCTCCTCCTTCTTCAACCGATCTCTCACCATGCACTCGACACCGAAACCGCAGCCATCGCCTCTCGAACGGGCTGTTTCCATCTCCAAATTCTACAACTCGTATGAATCTGTTAAAGGTAAGGTCAAAAAACTTGCCACTTTATTTGATTCCCCAAAATCCGCGAAAGATGAATCAAATGAATTGCAAGTTCAATCACAACCGAAGCTAAAGTCATTTAAATCGATGGGACCAGTCAGTTCTATATCAGCTAACTTCAATAATCGTTCATCAATTAAATTACCGGGTACTGAGGATCGAATTGTGGTGTATTTGACCAGTTTAAGGGGAATAAGAAGGACTTATGAGGATTGCTATGCTGTGATGATGATCTTcaaagggtttagggtttgggttgATGAGCGCGATATTTCAATGGATTCAGCTTACAGATTGGAGCTGCAGTGTGTTTTGGGAGAAAAAAATGCGAGTTTGCCACAAGTGTTTATTAGGGGTAAGCATGTGGGTGGTGCTGATGCGATAAAACAAATGTTTGACACTGGTGAATTGGCCAAAACTCTCGAAGGGTTCCCGGTGAAGAAACCTGGGTTTGTGTGTGAAGCTTGTGGGGATGTAAGGTTCGTGCCATGTGGGAATTGCAGTGGAAGTAGGAAGGTGTTTGATGAAGCTGAAGGGGTGCTGAAGAGGTGTTTGGAGTGCAATGAAAATGGCTTGAGCAGGTGCCCGGATTGCTGCCATTGA
- the LOC120006319 gene encoding flowering time control protein FY: MYADPQQQQQQQQQQQQQMPQPQPLLQQQPMGADFPRGPAPPPPPMMRQPSASSTNINPEFQHPSAPAPYDAHGDNFAAKRMRKLTQRRAVDYTSPIVKYVQARMWQRDSRDRTVLQPTQAAAIDMLPTAAYSDNPSTSFAAKFVHTSLNKNRCSINRVLWTPTGRRLITGSQSGEFTLWNGQSFNFEMILQAHDQAIRSMVWSHNDNWMVSGDDGGAIKYWQNNMNNVKANKSAHKESVRDLSFCRTDLKFCSCSDDTTVKVWDFARCQEERSLTGHGWDVKSVDWHPTKSLLVSGGKDNLVKLWDARSGRELSSFHGHKNTVLCVKWNENGNWVLTASKDQIIKLYDIRAMKELESFRGHRKDVTALAWHPFHEEYFVSGSFDGSIFHWLVGHETPQVDTTGAHDNSVWDLAWHPTGYLLCSGSNDHTTKFWCRNRPGDTVRDKFNMAQNQGYGEQNPAAAGRLLGNFAVPETPTTPGPFAGGLTRNDGTIPGVGVAMPLSSLDASAQGEQKQPFPMSMHLGAPPLPPGPHPSLLTGNSQQGYQQNPQHIPQHHHQTLQQQMHPMSIPPPNMQQLQRPSNVPLIPHHLSRPPPQMPQLGMPSPMPGSMPVPSSHPLQMPGPMGMQGSMNQMVPQMPQGHFMGMNPMHSGSLSTSGAPPPVGGFPNSMPNIQGPSNPSGAQIYPQGGPYNRPQAGQMPMIPGFNPFQSGNQSGMAPPPPPPPGPPPHSQTPQ, translated from the exons ATGTACGCTGATCCtcaacagcaacagcagcagcagcagcagcagcagcagcaaatgCCGCAGCCACAGCCACTGCTGCAGCAGCAACCGATGGGTGCGGACTTTCCAAGGGGACCAGCACCGCCACCTCCGCCAATGATGAGACAACCCTCCGCTTCTTCTACTAATATTAACCCGGAATTTCAGCATCCTTCCGCCCCTGCTCCTTACGACG CTCATGGAGACAATTTCGCCGCAAAAAGAATGAGAAAGCTCACACAAAGGAGGGCAGTTGATTATACCAGCCCCATTGTGAAATATGTACAG GCTCGTATGTGGCAGAGAGATTCAAGAGACAGGACAGTATTGCAGCCTACCCAGGCAGCAGCAATTGAT ATGCTGCCAACTGCTGCCTACTCAGATAACCCATCCACAAGCTTTGCTGCAAAATTCGTGCACACATCTTTAAACAAAAACCGCTGTTCAATTAATCGAGTTTTG TGGACTCCTACTGGTAGACGTCTTATCACAGGCTCCCAAAGTGGAGAATTTACTCTTTGGAATGGAcaatcatttaattttgaaatgatTCTTCAG GCTCATGATCAAGCAATCAGGTCTATGGTATGGAGTCATAATGACAACTGGATGGTTTCTGGTGATGATGGGGGTGCAATAAA GTATTGGCAGAACAACATGAATAATGTTAAGGCCAATAAATCAGCTCATAAGGAATCAGTCCGTGACTTAAG CTTCTGTAGGACAGACTTGAAGTTCTGTTCATGCTCTGATGATACTACGGTTAAAGTTTGGGACTTTGCTCGTTGCCAAGAAGAGCGGTCACTAACTG GCCATGGTTGGGATGTGAAGAGTGTTGATTGGCACCCAACTAAGTCTCTGCTGGTTTCAG GTGGGAAAGACAACCTTGTGAAACTCTGGGATGCTAGATCTGGGAGAGAACTTTCATCCTT TCATGGCCACAAGAACACAGTGCTCTGCGTTAAATGGAACGAAAATGGTAACTGGGTGCTAACTGCTTCAAAGGATcaaatcatcaag CTTTATGACATAAGGGCTATGAAGGAGCTTGAATCCTTCCGTGGGCACCGGAAAGATGTGACTG CATTGGCATGGCATCCGTTCCATGAAGAATACTTTGTCAGTGGGAGTTTCGATGGGTCCATTTTCCATTGGCTTGTTGG GCATGAAACTCCCCAGGTTGACACCACTGGTGCCCATGATAACAGCGTGTGGGATCTTGCATGGCATCCTACTGGATATCTTCTTTGCAG TGGTAGCAATGATCACACGACAAAGTTTTGGTGCAGAAATAGGCCAGGAGACACTGTGCGTGACAAATTTAACATGGCTCAGAACCAAG GTTATGGTGAGCAAAACCCTGCAGCTGCTGGTCGTCTCTTGGGTAATTTTGCTGTTCCTGAAACTCCAACAACTCCAGGACCATTTGCTGGGGGATTAACTCGAAATGATGGAACCATTCCTGGTGTTGGAGTTGCAATGCCACTGTCCTCTCTTGATGCATCAGCTCAAGGGGAGCAGAAGCAGCCTTTTCCAATGTCAATGCATCTAGGAGCTCCTCCTCTCCCTCCTGGTCCCCATCCCTCTCTTCTTACTGGCAATTCACAGCAAGGATATCAGCAAAATCCACAGCACATTCCGCAACATCACCACCAGACACTTCAGCAGCAAATGCATCCCATGTCAATACCTCCTCCGAATATGCAGCAACTGCAGCGTCCTTCCAATGTACCATTAATCCCTCATCATCTATCTCGCCCCCCACCTCAGATGCCCCAGCTCGGTATGCCTTCACCAATGCCAGGATCAATGCCTGTGCCTTCATCACATCCACTGCAAATGCCTGGACCAATG GGGATGCAAGGTTCGATGAATCAGATGGTTcctcaaatgccacaaggcCATTTTATGGGCATGAATCCAATGCATTCTGGATCCTTATCCACAAGTGGAGCTCCTCCTCCAGTTGGAGGCTTCCCTAATAGCATGCCAAATATTCAAGGCCCGTCAAATCCAAGTGGAGCTCAAATTTATCCACAGGGTGGCCCTTACAATCGACCCCAAGCTGGACAGATGCCAATGATTCCAGGTTTTAATCCATTCCAG TCTGGAAATCAATCTGGCATGGCTccccctccaccaccaccaccaggaCCTCCCCCGCATTCGCAAACTCCTCAATAG
- the LOC120005070 gene encoding reactive oxygen species modulator 1-like — MARDSCLARITAGVAVGGAVGGAVGAVYGTYEAIRYKVPGLLKVRYIGQTTLGSAAIFGLFLGAGSLIHCGKSY, encoded by the exons ATGGCAAGAGATAGTTGCTTGGCTCGGATCACCGCCGGCGTTGCCGTGGGCGGCGCAGTTGGTGGCGCTGTTG GTGCTGTTTATGGGACTTATGAGGCTATCCGGTATAAG GTTCCTGGACTGCTAAAAGTCAGGTATATTGGACAAACTACATTGGGTAGTGCAGCTATTTTTGGTCTTTTCTTGGGTGCTGGAAGCTTGATACATTGTGGAAAATCTTACTGA